The stretch of DNA CTCTAGCTTTATTCCAATAATTCACTTCTTTCAGAGCCTGCAGTTCAAGATTAATAAGGTCAGGCCTATCATGATCATTCGCAAGTTGCAGTTGAATAGTTTCCAGGTAGAGATTGGCTTGGCTTGCTCTGGATTCAACATCAGAAAAACAACTTCTGTTCAGATTCTTTAGATCTCCTTTTAGAGCTTTTAATTTCTTCACCATCCTGAACATTGTTGTGCCTATGATTTGCTGGTTCCAAACATGCTTGACAGTCTCAAGGAATTCAGGGGCTTTGCTCCACATATTCATGTACTTAAAGCTCACATTCCTTCTACTATCCAATCTAGTATTCCTAACAATGCACGGGGTATGATCCATAATTCCTTCAGGGTGGAAATGTGCATTCATATCAGGGAACTCATCCAACCACTCTTGGTTGATCAGGAATCTATCAAGCTTGCAATATTTCCTATGGTCAGGGTCTTGTTTATTTGTCCAAGTGAAAAAAGCACCTGTAG from Silene latifolia isolate original U9 population chromosome 10, ASM4854445v1, whole genome shotgun sequence encodes:
- the LOC141607766 gene encoding uncharacterized protein LOC141607766 yields the protein MIDIHATGAFFTWTNKQDPDHRKYCKLDRFLINQEWLDEFPDMNAHFHPEGIMDHTPCIVRNTRLDSRRNVSFKYMNMWSKAPEFLETVKHVWNQQIIGTTMFRMVKKLKALKGDLKNLNRSCFSDVESRASQANLYLETIQLQLANDHDRPDLINLELQALKEVNYWNKARDSFLQQKAKTQWLKDGDSNTAYFHSAIKSRCLRNKIVQIEDRKGNPCTIQPVSRELSELLPGSSGEPKENRICEGRGPANRSDLH